Proteins encoded in a region of the Mucilaginibacter sabulilitoris genome:
- a CDS encoding glycosyltransferase family protein, producing the protein MKILFAIQGTGNGHISRAREIVPLLQQYGEVDLLVSGTEAEVSLSQPLKYRFHGFSFVFGKNGGVDNWATYKIMNLRQLWRDMHSLPLNHYDLIINDFEPVSAWACRLQKVPSVSLSHQCSFVSAKTPRPAKWNYAEWLFKYYSPTTYHVGFHFERYDDFINTPVIRSGIREMETANLGHYTVYLPAYDDKILLKHLSQTEARWQIFSKRQKTPYQSGNVEIFPVNNEAFNKSLANCEGLLTGGGFEGPAEALFLKKKVLMIPMRGQYEQQCNALSASKLGVPVVHEINEKFTGHLNNWIQDDKKVTVDFPNETAKIVDDLVKRYAKPQSIIP; encoded by the coding sequence ATGAAGATACTTTTTGCCATACAGGGAACCGGTAACGGACATATTAGCCGGGCCCGCGAAATTGTGCCTTTATTGCAACAATATGGCGAGGTAGATTTATTGGTAAGCGGCACCGAAGCCGAGGTTTCATTATCGCAGCCACTTAAGTACAGGTTCCATGGATTTAGCTTTGTATTCGGAAAAAATGGCGGGGTGGATAACTGGGCAACCTATAAAATCATGAACCTGCGCCAGCTCTGGCGCGATATGCATAGCCTTCCGCTAAATCATTACGATCTGATAATCAATGATTTTGAGCCTGTGAGCGCTTGGGCGTGCCGGTTGCAAAAAGTGCCGTCGGTATCATTAAGCCACCAGTGTTCATTCGTTTCGGCAAAAACACCAAGGCCCGCAAAATGGAATTACGCGGAGTGGTTGTTTAAGTATTATTCGCCTACCACTTATCATGTGGGTTTCCATTTTGAGCGGTATGATGATTTTATAAATACCCCCGTGATCAGAAGTGGTATCCGGGAAATGGAAACAGCAAATCTGGGGCACTATACGGTATACCTGCCGGCGTATGACGATAAAATTTTGCTGAAGCATTTAAGCCAGACCGAGGCCAGGTGGCAGATATTTTCCAAACGGCAAAAAACACCCTATCAATCTGGTAATGTGGAGATTTTCCCCGTAAATAATGAGGCATTTAATAAAAGCCTTGCCAATTGCGAAGGTTTGCTTACCGGCGGTGGCTTCGAAGGGCCCGCAGAAGCGCTTTTCTTGAAAAAGAAAGTATTAATGATACCTATGAGAGGCCAGTATGAGCAGCAATGCAATGCCTTATCTGCATCAAAACTGGGCGTGCCGGTGGTTCATGAGATCAATGAAAAATTTACCGGTCATCTTAATAACTGGATACAGGATGATAAAAAAGTGACTGTAGATTTTCCGAACGAAACAGCCAAAATAGTTGATGACCTGGTGAAGCGATATGCAAAACCACAAAGCATTATACCATAA
- a CDS encoding type III pantothenate kinase translates to MTNLVIDIGNTYTKIAVFKLDELLAVVQYETVNTETLDSFLSSYKVNRAIVSSVKKHIEPWQTDLGAKIPLTHFNALIKSSIQNHYLTPETLGTDRLASVIGANHVYPGLNSLVITGGTAITYDYVDAGGNYFGGSISPGLNMRYKALNYYTAGLPLINADAEFNTEYGNNTETAIRSGVQNGIKHELTGFIESYKSNSPQLNIVLSGGDSIFFDTLLKNSIFAPYIKIEPYLVLKGLNAAIQKHND, encoded by the coding sequence ATGACCAATTTGGTTATCGATATTGGTAACACGTATACAAAAATCGCGGTTTTTAAGCTGGATGAATTGCTGGCAGTAGTGCAGTATGAAACTGTAAATACCGAAACGCTGGATAGTTTTTTGAGCAGTTACAAAGTTAACAGGGCTATAGTATCGTCGGTTAAAAAACATATAGAGCCCTGGCAAACCGACTTGGGTGCAAAAATTCCGCTTACTCATTTCAATGCCCTGATTAAAAGTAGTATACAGAACCATTATTTAACCCCTGAAACACTTGGTACTGACCGATTAGCATCTGTAATAGGTGCAAATCATGTATATCCGGGCTTAAACAGCCTGGTAATTACCGGTGGAACAGCCATAACGTATGACTATGTTGATGCCGGCGGAAATTATTTTGGCGGAAGTATATCACCCGGTTTAAATATGCGTTATAAGGCTTTAAATTATTATACTGCCGGTTTGCCACTAATTAATGCAGATGCGGAGTTTAATACCGAATACGGAAATAATACAGAAACCGCTATACGCTCGGGCGTACAAAACGGTATAAAGCATGAACTAACGGGATTTATTGAAAGCTATAAAAGCAACAGTCCCCAACTTAATATTGTACTAAGCGGGGGCGACAGTATTTTTTTTGATACTCTATTGAAAAATAGCATCTTTGCCCCCTATATTAAAATTGAACCTTATTTGGTTTTAAAAGGATTAAACGCAGCTATACAAAAGCATAATGATTAA
- a CDS encoding UDP-2,3-diacylglucosamine diphosphatase, whose protein sequence is MSKREVDIVVISDVHLGTYGCHAKELLKYLKSIKPKMLILNGDIIDIWQFSKSYWPEAHMKVVRRILKFVTDGIPVHYLTGNHDEMLRKFTDFNLGSFELLNKIVLNIDGKKAWIFHGDVFDVTMQHSKWLAKLGAVGYDSLILINSFVNWLLMAFGRQKMSFSQKVKARFKEAVKFINQFEQTAADLAVDKDYQYVICGHIHHAEIRSMQNTDKTGSVLYLNSGDWVESLTALEYLDGEWKIFKYNPDDFKTDTDEDDKTDAEDLDAKLDVKNLLERFKQEPH, encoded by the coding sequence ATGTCAAAACGTGAAGTTGATATTGTAGTAATATCTGACGTGCATCTGGGTACTTATGGCTGTCACGCCAAAGAGTTGCTTAAATATTTAAAAAGCATCAAACCCAAAATGCTTATCCTTAACGGCGATATTATCGATATATGGCAGTTTAGCAAATCGTACTGGCCCGAGGCCCACATGAAGGTGGTGCGCCGGATACTTAAATTTGTAACCGATGGTATACCTGTACATTACCTAACAGGAAACCATGACGAGATGCTGCGCAAATTCACCGATTTTAATCTTGGATCGTTCGAGTTGCTCAATAAAATTGTACTGAACATCGATGGCAAAAAAGCCTGGATATTTCATGGCGATGTATTTGACGTTACCATGCAGCACTCCAAATGGCTGGCCAAATTGGGAGCGGTAGGCTATGATAGCCTTATCCTGATCAATAGCTTTGTTAACTGGTTGCTAATGGCTTTCGGTCGCCAAAAAATGAGTTTCTCGCAAAAAGTAAAGGCCCGGTTTAAAGAAGCTGTGAAATTCATAAACCAGTTTGAGCAAACCGCTGCCGACCTGGCAGTTGATAAAGATTATCAGTACGTAATTTGCGGACACATTCACCATGCCGAAATCAGGAGTATGCAGAATACCGATAAAACAGGCTCCGTACTATATTTAAATTCAGGCGATTGGGTGGAAAGCCTTACCGCGCTGGAGTATCTCGACGGCGAATGGAAAATATTCAAATACAATCCCGACGATTTTAAAACTGATACCGACGAAGATGATAAAACCGACGCCGAAGATCTGGACGCCAAACTGGATGTTAAAAACCTGCTTGAACGTTTTAAACAGGAACCGCATTGA
- a CDS encoding DUF3109 family protein — MIEVGNVLVHEDVVKENFVCNLTKCKGACCLEGDSGAPLNADELDILKEIYPKVKPYLTEKGIRTIEKVGTYVKDFEGDYTTPCVDVNKECAYVIWENGITKCGIEKAYEQGAISWKKPISCHLYPIRITAYPEFDVLNYDRWSICSPACSFGDELKVRVHEFLKDPLIRKYGKEWYHELENEVSGI; from the coding sequence ATGATTGAGGTTGGTAATGTATTGGTGCACGAGGATGTTGTGAAGGAAAATTTTGTTTGTAATTTGACCAAGTGCAAGGGGGCCTGCTGTTTGGAGGGCGATTCCGGCGCACCATTAAATGCCGATGAACTTGATATATTAAAAGAAATATACCCTAAGGTAAAACCTTACCTTACCGAAAAAGGTATCAGAACCATTGAAAAGGTGGGTACTTATGTGAAAGACTTTGAAGGTGATTATACCACGCCCTGTGTTGATGTAAACAAAGAATGCGCTTATGTAATATGGGAAAACGGCATTACTAAATGTGGTATCGAAAAAGCATATGAACAAGGCGCAATCAGCTGGAAAAAGCCCATTTCCTGTCATTTATATCCTATCCGTATAACTGCTTATCCAGAATTTGATGTGTTGAACTATGACCGTTGGAGTATCTGTAGCCCTGCATGTTCTTTTGGTGATGAACTTAAAGTACGGGTTCATGAATTTTTGAAAGATCCGCTTATACGCAAGTATGGCAAGGAATGGTACCATGAACTTGAAAATGAGGTTTCGGGTATTTAA
- the purQ gene encoding phosphoribosylformylglycinamidine synthase subunit PurQ: MKFGVVIFPGSNCDEDIIYVLEKIMGQQVVRLWHKDHDLQGVDFVVLPGGFSFGDYLRSGAISRFSPIMQEVIQFAAKGGYVMGICNGFQILAEAGLLDGALLHNENRKFICRNIYLKPQTTKSLLTAQLVQDQAYKIPIAHGEGNYFADADVVKALNDNEQVLFRYCDEAGNIVSEANPNGSLENIAGICNANRNVFGLMPHPERAADSLLANEDGLAIFESILSLVKA, translated from the coding sequence ATGAAATTTGGAGTAGTTATATTTCCCGGGTCTAATTGTGATGAAGACATCATATATGTATTAGAAAAAATAATGGGTCAGCAGGTGGTAAGGTTATGGCATAAAGACCATGATTTGCAAGGTGTTGACTTTGTTGTTTTACCAGGCGGTTTTTCTTTTGGCGATTATCTGCGTTCGGGAGCAATATCTCGTTTTTCACCAATTATGCAGGAAGTTATACAGTTTGCCGCTAAGGGAGGCTATGTAATGGGCATCTGCAATGGTTTCCAGATATTAGCAGAAGCTGGTTTGCTTGACGGCGCCTTACTGCATAACGAAAACCGTAAATTCATTTGCCGCAATATTTACTTAAAGCCGCAAACAACCAAATCATTACTTACCGCGCAATTGGTACAGGATCAGGCTTATAAAATCCCCATCGCCCATGGCGAAGGTAATTACTTTGCCGATGCCGATGTAGTAAAGGCGCTTAATGATAACGAGCAGGTATTGTTCAGGTATTGTGATGAAGCAGGTAATATTGTTAGCGAAGCTAATCCTAACGGATCATTAGAAAATATTGCCGGGATTTGTAATGCAAACAGGAATGTATTTGGTTTAATGCCGCATCCTGAACGCGCTGCCGATAGCCTGTTGGCTAATGAAGATGGGCTGGCAATTTTTGAATCGATATTATCATTAGTTAAGGCCTGA
- a CDS encoding DUF2480 family protein, giving the protein MDIQENIVNKVAQSGLVTLDPAAFYPAGERVVYDIKDNLFHGLILREKDFREFVKEHDWAQYQGKNVGITCTADAIVPAWAYMLLANRMAPYAREVVFGDKGVLETVLFEKEMAKADFEQYRDQRIVLKGCGDADVPVSAYVELTKKLSPIVKSLMFGEPCSTVPIYKRKD; this is encoded by the coding sequence ATGGACATACAGGAAAATATAGTGAATAAAGTGGCTCAGAGTGGCCTGGTAACTTTAGATCCTGCTGCTTTTTATCCAGCCGGTGAACGTGTTGTTTACGATATAAAAGATAACCTGTTCCACGGTCTTATATTACGTGAAAAGGATTTCAGGGAATTTGTTAAAGAACATGACTGGGCACAGTATCAGGGCAAAAATGTAGGTATTACCTGTACTGCCGACGCTATAGTGCCTGCATGGGCCTATATGTTGCTGGCAAACCGGATGGCTCCATACGCCCGGGAAGTTGTTTTTGGTGATAAGGGAGTTTTGGAAACAGTATTGTTTGAAAAAGAAATGGCAAAAGCCGATTTTGAACAATACCGCGATCAGCGTATAGTGTTAAAAGGTTGTGGTGATGCTGATGTACCTGTTTCGGCCTATGTGGAGTTAACAAAAAAACTGAGCCCGATAGTAAAAAGCCTCATGTTTGGCGAACCTTGCTCAACCGTGCCAATTTATAAACGTAAAGATTAA
- a CDS encoding DinB family protein, translating into MSINTEYKGIVAAFDIYRQQLDIIPDEIFAETPAEDCWSCAEVYSHVMKTTFGSFIAMERCAHKNCPPTTKGLTICGHFVLTFGCFPPWKIKAPEGMTAEKISKEDARNLIIKCRQRVEVVQPLMASSPADIRYKHPHLGMLNAKQWFRFTRIHLQRHLKQLEEIKKKLHS; encoded by the coding sequence ATGAGTATTAATACGGAATATAAAGGTATAGTAGCGGCATTTGACATTTACCGCCAACAACTGGATATTATTCCCGACGAAATATTTGCCGAAACTCCCGCGGAGGACTGCTGGTCATGTGCCGAAGTTTACAGCCATGTAATGAAAACTACTTTTGGCTCGTTCATAGCCATGGAGCGCTGCGCGCATAAAAATTGTCCGCCAACCACCAAAGGGTTAACCATATGCGGGCATTTTGTACTTACGTTTGGATGTTTCCCTCCCTGGAAGATCAAAGCACCTGAAGGCATGACCGCCGAAAAGATCAGTAAGGAAGATGCCCGTAATTTAATCATCAAATGCCGACAGCGGGTAGAGGTAGTACAGCCGCTTATGGCAAGCTCCCCGGCCGATATCCGCTACAAACACCCCCACCTGGGCATGCTTAATGCAAAACAATGGTTCAGGTTTACGCGCATACATTTGCAGCGCCATTTAAAGCAACTGGAAGAGATTAAAAAAAAATTGCATAGCTAA
- a CDS encoding DUF3108 domain-containing protein, which yields MRKTLFYTLFLLLYYSTAFSQELTKISEPVFKVGEKLSYKMKYGFFTAAEANIRVEASDKKFDEPVFHLIAEGKTAGSFDFFYKVRNKYESYVDQNTLLPYYYTENRREGKWKHTDNVTFDHKDSKVTANKGVFTFKGKTFDFVSAYYFARTIDVSKLKVGDKFELQYFLEDGFHSMGITYSGTEVVSCSMGKFNCLKFNPTIIPGHVFRKDSKLYLWVTNDGNRIPIKAHVEVIIGSVTMDLQAASGLKYPLNPIKSK from the coding sequence ATGAGAAAAACTCTTTTTTACACCCTGTTCCTCCTTTTATACTATAGTACTGCTTTTTCGCAGGAACTAACAAAAATAAGCGAACCGGTTTTTAAGGTAGGTGAAAAGCTGAGCTATAAAATGAAATATGGCTTTTTTACCGCAGCCGAAGCTAATATAAGGGTAGAAGCCAGCGATAAGAAGTTTGACGAACCAGTATTCCATTTAATAGCAGAAGGAAAAACGGCCGGCAGCTTTGATTTTTTTTACAAAGTGCGCAATAAATACGAATCGTATGTTGACCAAAATACCCTGTTGCCTTATTATTATACCGAGAACCGGCGCGAAGGAAAATGGAAGCACACAGATAATGTAACCTTTGACCATAAAGACAGTAAGGTAACCGCCAATAAAGGAGTATTTACGTTTAAGGGAAAAACATTTGATTTCGTATCGGCCTATTATTTTGCACGTACTATTGATGTTTCAAAACTAAAGGTTGGCGATAAATTTGAATTACAATATTTTCTGGAAGACGGGTTTCATTCTATGGGTATAACCTATTCAGGTACCGAAGTAGTAAGTTGTTCCATGGGTAAGTTTAACTGCCTTAAATTTAATCCTACCATTATTCCGGGCCATGTTTTCAGGAAGGATAGTAAATTGTACCTTTGGGTAACTAATGATGGTAACAGGATACCTATAAAGGCGCATGTGGAGGTGATAATTGGTAGCGTAACAATGGATCTGCAAGCTGCCAGTGGTCTTAAGTATCCTTTAAATCCTATAAAAAGTAAATAA
- the lptC gene encoding LPS export ABC transporter periplasmic protein LptC, with product MNNRVKHLKGLRLLLLPVLALFVASCENDLNKVKEISSNEVGIIVSPTTGVDLIMSDSARVQMHLTAPLLLEYQTKKPYKIAPKGIKIIHYDKITQKEDGTIIADTGILHAGDKLYEFRKNVVATNAKGETYKSDELFWNSETKKVYSHKNVEVTMNGGNVMNGDDFESDDKFLHPKLRNSKGVFHVDENATQ from the coding sequence ATGAATAACCGGGTAAAACATTTAAAGGGCTTGCGCCTGTTGTTATTGCCTGTGCTTGCTCTTTTTGTGGCTTCCTGCGAAAATGACCTAAACAAGGTAAAGGAAATTTCATCAAATGAAGTTGGTATCATAGTATCACCAACTACAGGGGTAGATCTGATCATGAGCGACTCGGCAAGAGTTCAGATGCACTTAACAGCTCCGTTATTATTGGAGTACCAAACAAAAAAGCCTTACAAAATAGCGCCAAAAGGTATCAAGATCATTCATTACGATAAAATAACTCAAAAAGAAGATGGCACTATTATAGCCGATACCGGTATATTGCATGCCGGCGACAAACTATATGAGTTTCGCAAAAATGTAGTAGCTACTAACGCTAAGGGCGAAACCTATAAATCAGATGAGTTATTCTGGAATTCGGAAACAAAAAAGGTATACTCCCATAAAAATGTGGAAGTTACTATGAATGGCGGAAATGTGATGAATGGAGACGATTTTGAAAGTGATGATAAGTTTCTGCACCCTAAACTTAGGAATAGCAAAGGTGTATTTCATGTTGATGAGAATGCGACGCAGTAA
- a CDS encoding peptidylprolyl isomerase: MGIMGYLRERMGTILAFFIGFALLAFIVSEVVRSGGSFFRDDNNELAVVNGEKVPYDEFNKKLEQNTAQFKQAGQTISPQITSYIQETTWNQYLSQLLLKKEIEKVGLVVGGDESSSMVNGNTPDPQIARQFADPQTGQFDRNRLNQFLSYLQSGKADVTQKQAWKDFLGQLIEAKMASKYMALVTSGLYVNSLDTKDDYEAKNKLVNFKYATLDYSSIPDAKVTLTDDDYNTYYNAHKGEFKNPQDLRSFEYVSFNAAPSKEDSVALKADADKLAEKFKASDNDSLFVQINSETKTPIAFQKKGALEPKLDSLMFNAAKGFTYGPYVSNGSYKIAKLTDIKTTFDSVKTRHILINPAAEGGIDKAIAKADSLKKLIQGGKSFADLAATFSVDKGSGSKGGDIPAFDVNGAMGGGQGQITPEYTNAAYKANKGDLVVVTSQFGVHLIQIEDQKGSVKVVKVAIVDKPISASSKTQTVAYSKAQAFLGNLTKNNFDAEIKKEGLKKSVAQDFTGVAAGLPGLDNAREVVRWAYKAEKGDITDKVFTVGDQYIVTRLSEIKPKGILALDLVKKQIEPAVRNDVKAKQLSEKFQAALNGSSTIDQVAQKAGSKVVPVQNIVFANPVIPGASIEYKVIGSVFGSQPNKLSKPVNGQTGVYVYVVDGFTNPPALSNNVREKQQISQVLLQRSEGQILDALKDNANVKDNRAKLL; the protein is encoded by the coding sequence ATGGGTATAATGGGTTACTTGCGCGAAAGAATGGGGACAATTCTCGCATTCTTTATTGGTTTCGCGCTTCTTGCTTTTATTGTGAGCGAGGTTGTGAGGTCTGGCGGCTCTTTTTTTAGAGACGATAACAATGAACTGGCCGTTGTAAATGGCGAAAAAGTTCCTTATGATGAGTTTAATAAAAAACTAGAGCAAAATACTGCTCAGTTTAAACAGGCAGGGCAGACTATCTCTCCGCAGATCACCAGTTATATACAGGAAACAACCTGGAATCAATACCTGAGCCAGCTGTTGCTGAAAAAGGAAATTGAAAAGGTTGGTCTTGTTGTTGGTGGCGATGAAAGCTCATCTATGGTTAACGGTAACACACCAGACCCTCAGATTGCTCGTCAGTTTGCCGATCCGCAAACCGGTCAGTTTGATAGAAACAGGCTTAATCAGTTTTTAAGCTACCTGCAATCTGGAAAAGCTGATGTTACTCAAAAACAAGCATGGAAGGATTTTCTGGGCCAGTTGATTGAGGCAAAAATGGCAAGTAAATATATGGCACTGGTAACCAGTGGCCTGTATGTAAACTCACTTGATACTAAAGATGATTACGAGGCTAAAAATAAACTGGTGAATTTCAAATATGCCACGCTTGATTATTCCTCTATTCCCGATGCTAAGGTAACCTTAACAGACGACGATTATAATACCTATTATAACGCGCACAAAGGAGAGTTTAAAAACCCGCAGGATTTGAGGTCATTTGAATATGTGAGCTTTAATGCCGCCCCTTCAAAAGAAGATAGTGTAGCTTTAAAAGCTGATGCGGATAAACTGGCTGAGAAATTTAAAGCCAGCGACAACGATTCTCTTTTTGTTCAGATCAACTCTGAAACAAAAACGCCGATAGCCTTCCAGAAAAAAGGTGCGCTTGAACCAAAACTCGATTCATTGATGTTTAATGCTGCTAAAGGCTTTACTTATGGTCCATACGTATCAAACGGCAGTTACAAAATTGCCAAGCTTACCGACATTAAAACCACTTTTGATTCGGTTAAAACAAGGCATATATTAATTAATCCTGCTGCAGAAGGCGGCATTGATAAAGCTATTGCTAAAGCCGATTCGCTTAAAAAATTAATTCAGGGTGGTAAATCGTTTGCCGATCTGGCTGCAACTTTCTCGGTTGATAAAGGAAGCGGTTCAAAAGGTGGCGATATCCCGGCTTTTGATGTTAATGGCGCCATGGGTGGTGGTCAGGGTCAAATTACACCTGAATACACCAACGCTGCTTATAAAGCAAATAAAGGCGACCTGGTTGTGGTTACTTCACAGTTTGGTGTTCACCTGATCCAGATCGAAGATCAAAAGGGTTCAGTAAAGGTTGTAAAAGTAGCCATTGTTGATAAACCAATATCGGCCAGCAGTAAAACACAAACTGTGGCTTACAGCAAAGCGCAGGCATTTTTAGGTAACCTGACCAAAAATAACTTTGACGCCGAGATTAAAAAAGAAGGCCTGAAAAAGAGCGTTGCCCAGGATTTTACTGGTGTAGCCGCAGGCCTGCCTGGTTTGGATAATGCAAGAGAAGTGGTAAGATGGGCTTACAAAGCAGAGAAAGGCGATATTACCGACAAAGTATTTACCGTTGGCGATCAATACATAGTAACCCGTTTAAGCGAAATTAAGCCAAAGGGTATATTAGCGCTTGACTTGGTTAAAAAACAAATTGAACCGGCTGTTCGTAACGATGTGAAAGCAAAACAACTGAGCGAGAAATTCCAGGCTGCTTTAAACGGATCATCAACAATTGATCAGGTAGCTCAAAAAGCAGGCAGTAAAGTAGTTCCTGTTCAAAACATTGTTTTTGCAAACCCGGTAATCCCTGGTGCTTCAATTGAATATAAAGTGATAGGATCTGTTTTTGGTTCACAGCCAAATAAGCTTTCAAAACCGGTTAACGGGCAAACAGGTGTTTATGTGTATGTTGTTGATGGGTTTACCAATCCGCCGGCACTTTCAAATAATGTAAGAGAAAAACAACAAATAAGCCAGGTTTTACTGCAACGTTCAGAAGGACAGATATTAGATGCCCTGAAAGATAATGCCAATGTAAAAGATAACAGGGCTAAACTGTTATAA
- a CDS encoding YjjG family noncanonical pyrimidine nucleotidase, protein MKNYKHIFFDLDHTIWDFDKNAEETLHELYILHRLGEVGLPPANVFIETYTRNNHKLWAQYHIGEISKDELREARFKRTFIELGLHPDIIPVDFEDAYVKLCPTKTNLFPHAHETLQYLQGKYTLHLISNGFKESQQLKIAGTNLAGYFQHIIVSEDVGVNKPDKAIFEYALNLAGTSKQESIMIGDSLEADVYGALNFGMDAIYFNPFEAPKPDDVPLQITHLKELTLLL, encoded by the coding sequence ATGAAAAACTACAAACACATCTTCTTCGATCTTGACCATACCATCTGGGATTTTGATAAAAATGCCGAAGAAACCCTGCACGAACTTTATATACTACACCGCTTAGGTGAGGTGGGGCTGCCACCGGCCAATGTTTTTATAGAAACCTACACTCGCAACAATCATAAGCTTTGGGCACAATACCATATAGGCGAGATCAGTAAAGATGAGCTGCGCGAAGCCCGTTTTAAAAGAACATTTATTGAGCTGGGGCTGCATCCCGACATAATCCCTGTAGATTTTGAGGATGCCTATGTAAAGCTTTGTCCTACCAAAACAAACCTGTTCCCGCATGCGCACGAAACCCTGCAGTACTTGCAGGGCAAATACACGCTGCACTTAATTTCAAACGGATTTAAGGAGTCGCAGCAATTAAAAATAGCGGGCACAAATTTGGCCGGTTATTTTCAGCATATCATTGTATCCGAAGATGTTGGCGTAAATAAGCCCGACAAGGCCATATTTGAATATGCTCTTAACCTGGCGGGAACCAGCAAGCAGGAAAGTATCATGATTGGCGATAGCCTGGAGGCCGATGTATACGGAGCTTTAAATTTTGGTATGGATGCCATTTATTTTAACCCATTCGAGGCGCCCAAGCCCGATGATGTACCTTTGCAGATTACTCATTTAAAAGAGCTAACTTTATTATTATGA
- a CDS encoding DUF6427 family protein — translation MISIFRSFNPLNALWLVLVLFLSRLGYLFHVPDKLQFIFVEPFARLLVPVSYEYAFSPALNVLLAAVLVFIQALLFNYLINFHNLLGKPTFLPALMYITLSGLFTPFLMLSGPLICNFLLIWMLFKAFSLYKGDDAKSTVYDMGMIVALGSLIYLPFIYMFLAIWIALILFKPFNWREWVAGILGYSTVFFFLAVFYYLNDRIAYFSNIWLPLGTKFPDHISINSYNYLLLIPVILILVLCFFKLQQNFFKSYVQTRKSFQLLFFIFLIAAFSFYVNAAFHLDHFLLCIAPAAVFFAYFFLYATRKWFYEGLFLLLLISIICFQFNKF, via the coding sequence ATGATCAGTATTTTCAGATCCTTTAATCCCTTAAATGCTTTATGGCTTGTATTGGTATTGTTCTTGTCGCGTTTAGGCTATTTGTTTCATGTGCCGGATAAGCTGCAATTCATTTTTGTAGAGCCCTTTGCCCGGTTGCTGGTACCCGTATCCTATGAATATGCTTTTTCGCCTGCTTTAAATGTATTACTGGCAGCTGTACTGGTGTTTATACAGGCTTTATTATTTAATTACCTTATCAATTTCCATAACTTACTGGGTAAACCTACCTTTTTACCAGCATTAATGTACATAACGCTGTCGGGCCTGTTTACGCCATTTTTAATGCTGAGCGGTCCGCTTATCTGTAATTTCTTGCTGATATGGATGCTGTTTAAGGCATTTAGTCTTTACAAAGGCGATGATGCCAAATCAACAGTTTATGATATGGGTATGATAGTGGCGCTGGGCTCGTTAATTTATTTGCCATTTATTTATATGTTTTTGGCAATATGGATAGCGCTTATATTATTTAAACCGTTTAACTGGCGCGAGTGGGTGGCGGGCATACTCGGCTATTCTACGGTGTTTTTCTTCCTGGCGGTTTTTTACTATCTCAATGACCGTATTGCCTATTTTTCTAACATCTGGCTTCCTTTAGGTACAAAGTTTCCTGATCATATCAGCATAAACTCCTACAATTACTTGCTGCTTATACCCGTAATACTGATCCTGGTGCTGTGTTTTTTCAAATTGCAGCAAAATTTCTTTAAAAGCTATGTACAAACGCGTAAATCTTTTCAGCTGTTATTTTTTATTTTCTTAATAGCCGCTTTTTCATTTTACGTAAACGCTGCATTCCACTTAGACCATTTTTTATTGTGTATAGCACCTGCGGCGGTGTTTTTTGCCTATTTTTTTCTGTATGCTACCCGTAAATGGTTTTACGAAGGCCTGTTTTTACTGCTGCTAATCAGCATTATCTGCTTTCAGTTTAACAAATTTTAA